CTGATAACCCGGCGAAGTCCCCACCAGACTGGCCCTCGAGGAGCACTGCCGCTCGGCCCCATTCCCTCTAGCCTGACCATGCCTCTGCCTGGCCACCTTCTGCCCGCCCTGGTCCTGCTCCTGGGTGAGTCATCAGGTCCGGCTCCTGAAGCAGAGGTGCTGGGCCTGCATGGAAGGGGCATTGCAAGGCCCAGGCTGAGCCCCTGGGGTCCTGGGGTTGCCCCACTGGGGAAGGGGCAAGAGTTCTGCTCTCCCTGGTCCCAGTCCCACCCAGGCCCCAAGGCAGGAGGGCCCTGGAGGCAGATGCTAGTCTGCCACTCTTGGACCAGATGGAGGCTGAGGGGGCCTGGGCCACTTCCCCTTGGGGAGCACCCTCTTGGAAGCCCCTCCATTTCCCTGCTGggctcctgctcccttccccaggAGGTCTCTCACATTGGGAACCCGTGGTCCCATGCTTGCCCACGTTCCCCATCCTGACGTGCAGCAGCCTCTGGGGCCAGATGTGCTCTGCTTGGCCCTGACAGGGAGCCCCCAGCTGGTAGTTCTCTGTGGGTCTCAGCCCCCCAACTATGGACCCAGCCCCCTCTCTGCCTGATCTCCTGGCCTGAGCCCCAAAGCAGGGTGACCAACGTTTTGGGCTGCCCGGGTAGGAGGGGTTTCTGGGATGTGGGACGGTCCTGGGCAAACCGGGAGGGGAGTCATTCTGCCCCAGGCCACCTGGCTGTCTCTGCTGGCAGCAGGGTTCCCAGGCTGGGCCTGGGTCCCCAACCACTGCAAGACCCCCAGCGAGGCCGTGTGCAACTTCGTGTGTGACTGCAGGGACTGCTCCGATGAGGCCCAGTGCGGTAAGCCAGGGCTGGGACGGATCAGGCAGGGCTAGCCCTCTGCGAGCTGCTCACCTGACTGCCCGCTCTCCCAGGTTACCAGGGGGCTTCACCCACCGTGGGCGCCCCCTTTGTCTGCGACTTTGAGCAGGACTCCTGTGGCTGGCGGGACATCAGCACCTCCGGCTACAGCTGGCTCCGAGACCGGGCAGGAGCTGTGCTGGAGGGTCCAGGGCCACACTCAGACCACACTCTCGGCACCGACCTGGGTGAGGCCTGGGCCGGTCTCCCTTGCCACCCCCTTGGCTCTTTGCTTCCTGCCCTGTCTCCTGACCTCTGGGCCCGACAGGCTGGTACATGGCTGTTGGCACGCACCGTGGGAAGGAGGTGTCCACTGCAGCCCTGCGCTCTCCCATCCTGCATGAGGCAGGCCCTGCCTGTGAGCTGAGGCTCTGGTACCACACGGCCTCTGGAGGTGCACACCCAGGCCCTGGGACCCAGGTCGGGGCACCCCAAGGGGAGGGACCAGGAAAGGAAGGGGGACTGCTGCAGAGACTAGGTAGGCACcaaaggaggggcagggagcctggggcagggcacaggcagcaggctggggagCCACCGGGGGCCTaagctgccccaggccccacccactgCAGATGTGGCTGAGCTGCGCCTGGAGCTGACCCACAGTATGGAGACACTGACCCTGTGGCAGAGCTcagggccctggggcccaggctggcaGGAGCTGGTGGTGGCCACCGGCCGCATCCGGGGCAACTTCCAAGTGAGCTGGGAGCTGGCCTGGATGGTGGGGGAAGCAGGAAGGGTCTGAGCCCTGACTCAGGTCCTAATGACCCCATTCTCCTCAGGTGACCTTCTCTGCTACCCGAAATGCTACCCACAGGGGCACTGTGGCCTTGGACGACCTGGCCTTCTGGGGCTGTGGACTGCCCAGTAAGGCCCCATGCCGTGGACCCACACCTGGTGGGCAGGGGGTTGCAGAGCTCCTCGCTGCTCTCTGCCGGCTCCGATGGTCTCGAACCTCTCCcccagctgcccctgcccctgggtCTTGGGGCCATGCTGATGGGTTAACCCTCCCCAACTCTAGCCCCCCAGGCGCGCTGCCTCCCGGGCCATCATCATTGCCAGAACAAGGCCTGCGTGGAGCCCCATCAGCTGTGCGACGGGGACGACAACTGTGGGGATGGTTCAGATGAGGACACTCCTCTCTGCAGTGAGCAGCGTCAGGGGCTGCAAAATCATTTAGAGAACACGGGAGGGACTGTCCCTTGGCACAGTCCTTCTCGGGGTGGGGTAGCTAGTGTCCCCCTGGAGCTGGAGCCATGTGGCCTGGGGCCCGGGAAAGAGGCCCAGCTCCAAAGCCTGAGCCCTGCTTCGCACCCTAGGCCACCACATGGCCACTAACTTTGAGACAGGCCTGGGCCTGTGGGACAATTTGGAGGGCTGGGCCCGGAACCACAGCACGAGTAGCCCCGAGCGCCCCGCCTGGCCACGCCGTGACCACAGCTGGAACAGCGCACAGGGTGAGGCCCCTAGGGACTCCCAGCCACCGCCCAGGCCCACGCCCGGCCACTGCACCCACGGCCCCCCTGGCCCACTCCTGCCGTCTCCCCAGGCTCCTTCCTGGTCTCCGTGGCCGAGCCCAGCGCCCCTGCCATCTTGTCCAGTCCTGAGTTCCAAGCCTCAGGCCCCCACAACTGCTCGGTAAGGCAGGTGAGGGGACGCGGGGCTGCCTGTGCTGGCTGCCCAGGCCCCGGAGCGTCTTCCCTGACCCTGGGTCCCTTCGCAGCTTGTCTTCTATCACTACCTGCACGGCTCTGAGGCTGGCAGCCTCCAGCTGCTCCTGCAGACTGGGGGCCCCGGAGCCCCCCAGGCCCCCGTCCTGCTGCGCAGGCGTCATGGGGAGCTGGGGGCCATGTGGGTCCGAGACCGAGTTGACATCCAGAGCAAGCACCCCTTCCGGGTGAGGCCAGCGAGGGCAGCggttggggcagaggtggggaggctggggcatgggagagcaggggaagggagCTTAGGGAGCTGGGCGTGGGGCCCAGCCAGGCTGTCTCAGCAGGAAGCTGGCTGGCTTGTCTAGGAGCTGTGGGAGCAGGCCGGGGGAAGGAGGGATCCCTCCTGACGAGTGCAGGGGGTGGTGACGGGAGGGGTATCCAGTGACGGGTGACATACAAGGTGTGGGTCAGCAGAGAGACGGCTCAAGGGAGCAGATTGTGGTGACGACAGAGGGGTGCTGGGGCACCCCCTGAGTCCCCTCTGCCCTCAGATCGTCCTGGCGGGGCAGACAGGGCCGGGGGGCATTGTGGGCCTGGATGACCTCATCCTGTCAGACCACTGCAAACCAGTCCTGGGTGAGCCTGCTGAGCCCCTCCCACCAAGGAGaagcacagcccctccccccaccccatcccccactcTCCCCTGACCCCAGTTCTGTCCCCACAGTGGTGTCTGGCCCACCTCCGGGGCTCTGGGCCCCAGTGCCCTGGCCCCAGCCATCCAGCCTGCAGCCCTGGGATTTCTGTGAGCCAGGACATCTCTCCTGTGGGGACCTGTGTGTCCCCCCAgagcagctgtgtgacttccaGCAGCAGTGCATGGGGGGCGAGGACGAGCAGGAGTGTGGTGAGGGGCTGTCAGAGCTGGGTGGGagtcctccctccttccagaccCTCCCCACTGCAAGAGCtgagctgggtgggggtgggggccaacccagtggtgtagtggttaagttagcacacttatgcttcagcagcccggggttcgtgcgttcagatcccgggaacagacctacacactgttcatcaaggcatgctgaggtggcaacccacatacaaagtgcaGGAAGACtcgccagatgttagctcagcgacagtattcctcatacacaaaaaaacAAGAGCTGAGTGGGGGGCCCTGGGGCCATTCAGCACGCTCTGCTGTTGCAGGCACCACGGACTTCGAGACCCCCAtggctgggggttgggaggaTGCCAGCGTGGGGCGGCTGCAGTGGGGGCGTCACCTGGCCCAGGAAAGCAGGGTCCCTAGCACCCATGCCAGCGGGGCTGCTGCTGGTGAGGCCGGAGTCCCCCATCCCAGCGGCCTGGAACCTGCCTCTGAACTGCACCCCATAGGGGCCCCTGCTCTGCCTCTCTTCACTAGGGGCTCTGAGTTGGGGGTCTCCAGAAGCAATCAGCTCTGAGTGGCCTTGCTTTTCCCCAGGGTACTTCCTGTCCGTGCAAAGAGCCTGGGGGCAGCTGACGGCGGAGGCCCGGGTTCTCACAccagccctgggcccctcagGCCCCCGCTGTGAACTCCACATGGCTTACTATTTTCAGAGTCACCCCCAAGGTACCACCATTTCCCTGGACCCTCTACTCAGCCCTGGGGCGGGTGAGAGCTCCCATGGTCTGCCCTGCAGTGGAGGTGTCAGGCCGGACCCACAGTGACCCCCTCGGCAGGCTTCCTGGCGCTGGTCGTGGTGGAGGATGGCAACCGCGAGCTGGTGTGGCAAGTCCCAAGCAGCAGCAGCGGAGGCTGGAAGGTGGACACGGTGCTTCTTGGGGCACGCCACCGGCCCTTCTGGGTGAGGAGGACAGCCGGGGGGGTGTGGTGAACAGAGCTGGCCCTGACTTAACAGCCCCTTCCACCTGCCTCCCATGAAGCTGGAGTTTGTTGGCCTGGTGGACTTGGATGGCCCTGGGCACCAGGGCGCGGGGGTGGACAACCTGATCATGAAGGACTGCAGCCCCACGGCGACCAGCGAGTCAGACACAGGTCCTTCTTGTTGCTCCCAGTCCCCACCCAGGGCTTCCCACCTAGACCACCTGGAGGGGTCCCAGGGAGCCCCCGCTTCAGAGGGCAAGTCTCCCACCCTGTCAGGCAGGACTCGGGAGGGGTGTAGGGCTGGGGCGGAGTGTGCTTACCCCCATGGCCCTACCCCCAGAGATCTCATGTAACTTTGAGCGGGACACATGCGGCTGGCACATCAGCCACCTCACAGACAGTCACTGGCACCGCATGGAGAGCCATGGCCCTGGGTACGACCACACCACAGGCCGAGGTACAGCGGGACGCCCAGACCTGGGGTGCAGCTCTCAGACTGGGGGAACTCCCACACTGCAGGGGGCTCTCAGAGGGGGGTTCTCAGCCTCAAGGGGCTCCCAGACATGGGGGTGAAGGGAGCGAGCTCACACTGGGCCACGCCCTCCTGGAGCCTGGCATCTCTGCAGCTCAGTCCCGCGTCCCTCTGCAGGCTACTTCATGCTCCTCGACCCCACAGACCCCCCAGCCCGGGGCCCTGGTGCCCAGCTGCTCACCCAGCCCCAGGTGCCGGCAGGCTCTCGGGAGTGTCTCTCCTTCTGGTACCACCTTCACGGACCCCAGATCGGTAAGTGACCCTGTGGGGCTTTGAGTTCTGTCTCTCTCGGCCCCTCAGGGACTTTGGAGGGAGCGGGAAGCCATCAGAAGTTGGGACTTGGTCCCCTCcacaccctgcccctcccctagGGACGCTGCGCCTGGTGATGAGACGGGATGGGGAGGTGGACACACACCTGTGGTCACGCTCTGGCACCCATGGCAACCGCTGGCACGAGGCCTGGGCCACCCTCCACCACCAGCTGGACTCTGGCACCAAGTACCAAGTGAGGTGGGGTGCCCAGGTGGTGGGGGCAGGACAAAGCCCCAGCCGGCTAACACCCTCTGTCCCCAGTTGCTGTTCGAGGGCCTCCGGAACGGGTACCACGGCACCATGGCGCTGGATGACGTGGCTGTGCGGCCTGGGCCCTGCTGGGCTCCCAAACGCTGCTCCTTCGAGGACTCAGCCTGCGGCTTCTCCACCAGGGGCCAGGGCCTCTGGATGCGCCAGACCAATGCCACAGGCCACACTGCCTGGGGCCCTCGTGCTGACCACACCACGGAGACGGCTCAGGGTACAGGCCTGGAGAGGGGGCCAAGGGactggaggcagggcagggggctggggcaggcaggctGACGCTGGCATCTCCTAGGGCACTACATGGTGGTGAACACGagcccacaggccctgccccGCGGCCACATAGCCTCCCTGACCTCAGAGGAGCACAGGCCACtggcccagcctgcctgcctgacCTTCTGGTACCACCTGAGCCTCCAAAACCCAGGTGAGGAGCTGCGGGAGGAGAGGCGGAATGGTCCCCACAGGCCCCTGTGCCAAGGCCACTGGGAGCCCAGACCCTGTGCCTGTGCGGGACCCTGAGCGGGCCTTCTTCCCCCACTGCTGCTGATCTGGGCGGGCCGCTTGGCGTGGCAGGCACCCTGCAGGTCCACGTGGAGGAGGCCAGGAGACGCCAGGTGCTCAGCATCAGTGCCCATGGAGGGTTTGCCTGGCGCCTGGGCAGCGTGGATGTACAGGCTGAGCAGGCCTGGAGGGTGAGTGTGCAGGTGGGTCCTTCCTCACCCTCAAAGGCTCCAGACTATGTGAGGCTACTCTGCCCTGTGCCTGCCCAGGTGGTGTTTGAGGCTGTGGCCGCCGGCGTGGAGCACTCCTACATCGCTCTGGACGACCTGCTCCTCCAGGACGGGCCCTGCCCTCGGCCAGGTGGGAGCCCTGCCACCTGGCCCCAGGACCTGCTATGGCTCATGGGTGGCACCAGCTCTGTACTGACCTCAAGACGCCAGGCCTGACCCCTGCTCCCAGCAGTGGTGGTGCCCCAgggatggggggccaggggccACACCACTCACCGCACAGGTCCTTGCAGCTTCCTGTGACTTTGAGGctggcctgtgtggctggagccacctgccctggcccagcctgggcgGATACAGCTGGGATTGGAGCAGTGGAGACACACCCTCCCGCTACCCCCAGCCCAGTGTGGACCACACCCTGGGCACGGAGGCAGGTGGGTCTGAGCTGGGGGAAGGGACCCCAGAGACACACCCAGGGGTACTCGCCCCACCCCAACCAGGGCCAACCGGCTCCGCTCATCCAGGCTCCCATCAGGGTCAGAGGCCCCAAgtcagggggtgggggtgctccATCTGGTCAGCCAGGCACTCGCCCTCTCTCATCCCCAGGCCACTTTGCTCTCTTTGAAACTGGCgtgctggggcctgggggccGGGCGGCCTGGCTGCGcagccagcctctgcctcccaccGTGGTCTCCTGCCTCCGCTTCTGGTACCACATGGGCTTTCCCGAGCACTTCTGTGAGTCAGACCAGCACTGATCGCCTGGGCAGCGGGGGGAGCAGGGCCCAGGGGCAGCCCCGTCACATGCTGGGTCAAGGACCTGACCCACCCTGGCCCCCTACCCTCAGACAAGGGTGAGCTGAGGGTGCTCCTGAGCAGTGCCCAGGGCCAGCTGGTCCTGTGGGGTGCGGGCGGGCACCTGCGGCACCAGTGGCTGGAAAGCCGCCTGGAAGTGGCCAGCACTGAGGAGTTCCAGGTGAGGCCAGGAGACCTCAGAGGCTCAGGCGGGGTTATCCTTCTCCTCGGATCCACACAACCTCTTTTCTCCACCTATCAGATCGTGTTTGAAGCCACGCTGGGTggccagccagccctggggcccatTGCCCTGGATGACATTGAGTATCTGGCCGGGCAGCGCTGCCAGCTGCCTGCACCCAGCCAGGGTAAGCCCTGCCCAGGGCAGCTGGCCCTGCTCTGGGTCTGGGCCTTAGTCGGGCTTAGTGGCTCGTGGCCTATGTGGCTGCCAGTGGCCCCGTTCCTGGCCTGAGGAGAGCTGCCAAGGCTGAATCCTgtactgtcccctcccctcctgcgtTGGGCCATCCCTTGTGCCTGGTCCCTCAGGAGTCGTGTCAGCTGGCgctgccccctccctgggcctctgcactCCAGGGTGGGCTGGACCCTGGAGGAGGTGCCGGGTCAGGCCAGACGGCAGCCACCCATTCCAGTCCTTGGAGCACTCGCTATTGCTGCACGCTGAGGGTGGTCTAGCCTGGGGCCGTGAGTCCCCCAGGTCTGCTGCCAGCAGCTGCCAGCCTGCCAGGTCCCAGCCTCAGCCTGGAGCCTTGTGCTGGCACGAGTGGCACCCTCCTTTGGAGAGTGGACCCCAAAGCCCTCTGCGGGAGCAGGGACCAGCTGGCCCCAGGTGTCCACCTCGGGTGTGGGGCTGACAAGGAGGGCTGGAGTCTCGGAGTCACATGCCCTGTACCCACAGGGGACGCGGCAGTGGCCACATCTCAGGCCACAGTGCCAGCTGTGGTTGGCggtgccctcctcctcctcgtgcTCCTGGTACTGCTGGCACTCGTGGGAAGGCACTGGCTGTGGAAGAAGGGGGACTGTGCCTTTGGGGCCAAGAGGGCAGCTGCAGCCCCAGGCTTTGACAACATTCTCTTCAATGCGGTAGGAGCCCCTGGCTGGGGGCGGTGGGCAGGAGCTGCTGCACCCCGCGCTCAGCCTGATCACTAACAGGAAGCAGTGGGACAGGACCCTCCCAGCTGCCTGCTGCCCGGCCGTCACGaagctccttccctccctcttagGATGGTGTCATCCTGCCGGTGTCGGTCACCAACGACCAGTAGACGACTCAGAAAGGCCTCAGTTAGTCACAGGAGCCCCCACCGCACCCAGGACGCACCAAGACCCCACGTGCCCCGACCCTGCAGAGACAGCACCTCAGACACGGTCCTCACGCTGACAATAAACGCCCATCAGGGCAGCCCTGCTTGCTGGCTGAGGTCTGTGTATGCACTGCCTGTCAGCGCAAAGTTGGGCTCCTTGGGATCCCGCATCCAACCCAACCTGCCTGAGTGGACATGCTTGGGGGCACCTCCCACATCTCAGTGActcaagtgacagaaaacaggCGGGCCAAACCAGAAAGGGACAGGGGCT
Above is a genomic segment from Equus przewalskii isolate Varuska chromosome 26, EquPr2, whole genome shotgun sequence containing:
- the MAMDC4 gene encoding apical endosomal glycoprotein isoform X6, yielding MWDGPGQTGRGVILPQATWLSLLAAGFPGWAWVPNHCKTPSEAVCNFVCDCRDCSDEAQCGYQGASPTVGAPFVCDFEQDSCGWRDISTSGYSWLRDRAGAVLEGPGPHSDHTLGTDLGWYMAVGTHRGKEVSTAALRSPILHEAGPACELRLWYHTASGDVAELRLELTHSMETLTLWQSSGPWGPGWQELVVATGRIRGNFQVTFSATRNATHRGTVALDDLAFWGCGLPTPQARCLPGHHHCQNKACVEPHQLCDGDDNCGDGSDEDTPLCSHHMATNFETGLGLWDNLEGWARNHSTSSPERPAWPRRDHSWNSAQGSFLVSVAEPSAPAILSSPEFQASGPHNCSLVFYHYLHGSEAGSLQLLLQTGGPGAPQAPVLLRRRHGELGAMWVRDRVDIQSKHPFRIVLAGQTGPGGIVGLDDLILSDHCKPVLVVSGPPPGLWAPVPWPQPSSLQPWDFCEPGHLSCGDLCVPPEQLCDFQQQCMGGEDEQECGTTDFETPMAGGWEDASVGRLQWGRHLAQESRVPSTHASGAAAGYFLSVQRAWGQLTAEARVLTPALGPSGPRCELHMAYYFQSHPQGFLALVVVEDGNRELVWQVPSSSSGGWKVDTVLLGARHRPFWLEFVGLVDLDGPGHQGAGVDNLIMKDCSPTATSESDTGYFMLLDPTDPPARGPGAQLLTQPQVPAGSRECLSFWYHLHGPQIGTLRLVMRRDGEVDTHLWSRSGTHGNRWHEAWATLHHQLDSGTKYQLLFEGLRNGYHGTMALDDVAVRPGPCWAPKRCSFEDSACGFSTRGQGLWMRQTNATGHTAWGPRADHTTETAQGHYMVVNTSPQALPRGHIASLTSEEHRPLAQPACLTFWYHLSLQNPGTLQVHVEEARRRQVLSISAHGGFAWRLGSVDVQAEQAWRVSVQVGPSSPSKAPDYVRLLCPVPAQVVFEAVAAGVEHSYIALDDLLLQDGPCPRPASCDFEAGLCGWSHLPWPSLGGYSWDWSSGDTPSRYPQPSVDHTLGTEAGHFALFETGVLGPGGRAAWLRSQPLPPTVVSCLRFWYHMGFPEHFYKGELRVLLSSAQGQLVLWGAGGHLRHQWLESRLEVASTEEFQVRPGDLRGSGGVILLLGSTQPLFSTYQIVFEATLGGQPALGPIALDDIEYLAGQRCQLPAPSQGDAAVATSQATVPAVVGGALLLLVLLVLLALVGRHWLWKKGDCAFGAKRAAAAPGFDNILFNADGVILPVSVTNDQ
- the MAMDC4 gene encoding apical endosomal glycoprotein isoform X7, which produces MWDGPGQTGRGVILPQATWLSLLAAGFPGWAWVPNHCKTPSEAVCNFVCDCRDCSDEAQCGYQGASPTVGAPFVCDFEQDSCGWRDISTSGYSWLRDRAGAVLEGPGPHSDHTLGTDLGWYMAVGTHRGKEVSTAALRSPILHEAGPACELRLWYHTASGDVAELRLELTHSMETLTLWQSSGPWGPGWQELVVATGRIRGNFQVTFSATRNATHRGTVALDDLAFWGCGLPTPQARCLPGHHHCQNKACVEPHQLCDGDDNCGDGSDEDTPLCSHHMATNFETGLGLWDNLEGWARNHSTSSPERPAWPRRDHSWNSAQGSFLVSVAEPSAPAILSSPEFQASGPHNCSLVFYHYLHGSEAGSLQLLLQTGGPGAPQAPVLLRRRHGELGAMWVRDRVDIQSKHPFRIVLAGQTGPGGIVGLDDLILSDHCKPVLVVSGPPPGLWAPVPWPQPSSLQPWDFCEPGHLSCGDLCVPPEQLCDFQQQCMGGEDEQECGYFLSVQRAWGQLTAEARVLTPALGPSGPRCELHMAYYFQSHPQGFLALVVVEDGNRELVWQVPSSSSGGWKVDTVLLGARHRPFWLEFVGLVDLDGPGHQGAGVDNLIMKDCSPTATSESDTEISCNFERDTCGWHISHLTDSHWHRMESHGPGYDHTTGRGYFMLLDPTDPPARGPGAQLLTQPQVPAGSRECLSFWYHLHGPQIGTLRLVMRRDGEVDTHLWSRSGTHGNRWHEAWATLHHQLDSGTKYQLLFEGLRNGYHGTMALDDVAVRPGPCWAPKRCSFEDSACGFSTRGQGLWMRQTNATGHTAWGPRADHTTETAQGHYMVVNTSPQALPRGHIASLTSEEHRPLAQPACLTFWYHLSLQNPGTLQVHVEEARRRQVLSISAHGGFAWRLGSVDVQAEQAWRVSVQVGPSSPSKAPDYVRLLCPVPAQVVFEAVAAGVEHSYIALDDLLLQDGPCPRPASCDFEAGLCGWSHLPWPSLGGYSWDWSSGDTPSRYPQPSVDHTLGTEAGHFALFETGVLGPGGRAAWLRSQPLPPTVVSCLRFWYHMGFPEHFYKGELRVLLSSAQGQLVLWGAGGHLRHQWLESRLEVASTEEFQVRPGDLRGSGGVILLLGSTQPLFSTYQIVFEATLGGQPALGPIALDDIEYLAGQRCQLPAPSQGDAAVATSQATVPAVVGGALLLLVLLVLLALVGRHWLWKKGDCAFGAKRAAAAPGFDNILFNADGVILPVSVTNDQ
- the MAMDC4 gene encoding apical endosomal glycoprotein isoform X13, which encodes MWDGPGQTGRGVILPQATWLSLLAAGFPGWAWVPNHCKTPSEAVCNFVCDCRDCSDEAQCGYQGASPTVGAPFVCDFEQDSCGWRDISTSGYSWLRDRAGAVLEGPGPHSDHTLGTDLGWYMAVGTHRGKEVSTAALRSPILHEAGPACELRLWYHTASGDVAELRLELTHSMETLTLWQSSGPWGPGWQELVVATGRIRGNFQVTFSATRNATHRGTVALDDLAFWGCGLPTPQARCLPGHHHCQNKACVEPHQLCDGDDNCGDGSDEDTPLCSHHMATNFETGLGLWDNLEGWARNHSTSSPERPAWPRRDHSWNSAQGSFLVSVAEPSAPAILSSPEFQASGPHNCSLVFYHYLHGSEAGSLQLLLQTGGPGAPQAPVLLRRRHGELGAMWVRDRVDIQSKHPFRIVLAGQTGPGGIVGLDDLILSDHCKPVLVVSGPPPGLWAPVPWPQPSSLQPWDFCEPGHLSCGDLCVPPEQLCDFQQQCMGGEDEQECGTTDFETPMAGGWEDASVGRLQWGRHLAQESRVPSTHASGAAAGYFLSVQRAWGQLTAEARVLTPALGPSGPRCELHMAYYFQSHPQGFLALVVVEDGNRELVWQVPSSSSGGWKVDTVLLGARHRPFWLEFVGLVDLDGPGHQGAGVDNLIMKDCSPTATSESDTEISCNFERDTCGWHISHLTDSHWHRMESHGPGYDHTTGRGYFMLLDPTDPPARGPGAQLLTQPQVPAGSRECLSFWYHLHGPQIGTLRLVMRRDGEVDTHLWSRSGTHGNRWHEAWATLHHQLDSGTKYQLLFEGLRNGYHGTMALDDVAVRPGPCWAPKRCSFEDSACGFSTRGQGLWMRQTNATGHTAWGPRADHTTETAQGHYMVVNTSPQALPRGHIASLTSEEHRPLAQPACLTFWYHLSLQNPGTLQVHVEEARRRQVLSISAHGGFAWRLGSVDVQAEQAWRVSVQVGPSSPSKAPDYVRLLCPVPAQVVFEAVAAGVEHSYIALDDLLLQDGPCPRPASCDFEAGLCGWSHLPWPSLGGYSWDWSSGDTPSRYPQPSVDHTLGTEAGDAAVATSQATVPAVVGGALLLLVLLVLLALVGRHWLWKKGDCAFGAKRAAAAPGFDNILFNADGVILPVSVTNDQ
- the MAMDC4 gene encoding apical endosomal glycoprotein isoform X8 produces the protein MWDGPGQTGRGVILPQATWLSLLAAGFPGWAWVPNHCKTPSEAVCNFVCDCRDCSDEAQCGYQGASPTVGAPFVCDFEQDSCGWRDISTSGYSWLRDRAGAVLEGPGPHSDHTLGTDLGWYMAVGTHRGKEVSTAALRSPILHEAGPACELRLWYHTASGDVAELRLELTHSMETLTLWQSSGPWGPGWQELVVATGRIRGNFQVTFSATRNATHRGTVALDDLAFWGCGLPTPQARCLPGHHHCQNKACVEPHQLCDGDDNCGDGSDEDTPLCSHHMATNFETGLGLWDNLEGWARNHSTSSPERPAWPRRDHSWNSAQGSFLVSVAEPSAPAILSSPEFQASGPHNCSLVFYHYLHGSEAGSLQLLLQTGGPGAPQAPVLLRRRHGELGAMWVRDRVDIQSKHPFRIVLAGQTGPGGIVGLDDLILSDHCKPVLVVSGPPPGLWAPVPWPQPSSLQPWDFCEPGHLSCGDLCVPPEQLCDFQQQCMGGEDEQECGTTDFETPMAGGWEDASVGRLQWGRHLAQESRVPSTHASGAAAGYFLSVQRAWGQLTAEARVLTPALGPSGPRCELHMAYYFQSHPQGFLALVVVEDGNRELVWQVPSSSSGGWKVDTVLLGARHRPFWLEFVGLVDLDGPGHQGAGVDNLIMKDCSPTATSESDTEISCNFERDTCGWHISHLTDSHWHRMESHGPGYDHTTGRGYFMLLDPTDPPARGPGAQLLTQPQVPAGSRECLSFWYHLHGPQIGTLRLVMRRDGEVDTHLWSRSGTHGNRWHEAWATLHHQLDSGTKYQLLFEGLRNGYHGTMALDDVAVRPGPCWAPKRCSFEDSACGFSTRGQGLWMRQTNATGHTAWGPRADHTTETAQGHYMVVNTSPQALPRGHIASLTSEEHRPLAQPACLTFWYHLSLQNPGTLQVHVEEARRRQVLSISAHGGFAWRLGSVDVQAEQAWRVVFEAVAAGVEHSYIALDDLLLQDGPCPRPASCDFEAGLCGWSHLPWPSLGGYSWDWSSGDTPSRYPQPSVDHTLGTEAGHFALFETGVLGPGGRAAWLRSQPLPPTVVSCLRFWYHMGFPEHFYKGELRVLLSSAQGQLVLWGAGGHLRHQWLESRLEVASTEEFQIVFEATLGGQPALGPIALDDIEYLAGQRCQLPAPSQGDAAVATSQATVPAVVGGALLLLVLLVLLALVGRHWLWKKGDCAFGAKRAAAAPGFDNILFNADGVILPVSVTNDQ
- the MAMDC4 gene encoding apical endosomal glycoprotein isoform X5, producing the protein MWDGPGQTGRGVILPQATWLSLLAAGFPGWAWVPNHCKTPSEAVCNFVCDCRDCSDEAQCGYQGASPTVGAPFVCDFEQDSCGWRDISTSGYSWLRDRAGAVLEGPGPHSDHTLGTDLGWYMAVGTHRGKEVSTAALRSPILHEAGPACELRLWYHTASGDVAELRLELTHSMETLTLWQSSGPWGPGWQELVVATGRIRGNFQVTFSATRNATHRGTVALDDLAFWGCGLPTPQARCLPGHHHCQNKACVEPHQLCDGDDNCGDGSDEDTPLCSHHMATNFETGLGLWDNLEGWARNHSTSSPERPAWPRRDHSWNSAQGSFLVSVAEPSAPAILSSPEFQASGPHNCSLVFYHYLHGSEAGSLQLLLQTGGPGAPQAPVLLRRRHGELGAMWVRDRVDIQSKHPFRIVLAGQTGPGGIVGLDDLILSDHCKPVLVVSGPPPGLWAPVPWPQPSSLQPWDFCEPGHLSCGDLCVPPEQLCDFQQQCMGGEDEQECGTTDFETPMAGGWEDASVGRLQWGRHLAQESRVPSTHASGAAAGYFLSVQRAWGQLTAEARVLTPALGPSGPRCELHMAYYFQSHPQGFLALVVVEDGNRELVWQVPSSSSGGWKVDTVLLGARHRPFWLEFVGLVDLDGPGHQGAGVDNLIMKDCSPTATSESDTEISCNFERDTCGWHISHLTDSHWHRMESHGPGYDHTTGRGYFMLLDPTDPPARGPGAQLLTQPQVPAGSRECLSFWYHLHGPQIGTLRLVMRRDGEVDTHLWSRSGTHGNRWHEAWATLHHQLDSGTKYQLLFEGLRNGYHGTMALDDVAVRPGPCWAPKRCSFEDSACGFSTRGQGLWMRQTNATGHTAWGPRADHTTETAQGHYMVVNTSPQALPRGHIASLTSEEHRPLAQPACLTFWYHLSLQNPGTLQVHVEEARRRQVLSISAHGGFAWRLGSVDVQAEQAWRVSVQVGPSSPSKAPDYVRLLCPVPAQVVFEAVAAGVEHSYIALDDLLLQDGPCPRPASCDFEAGLCGWSHLPWPSLGGYSWDWSSGDTPSRYPQPSVDHTLGTEAGHFALFETGVLGPGGRAAWLRSQPLPPTVVSCLRFWYHMGFPEHFYKGELRVLLSSAQGQLVLWGAGGHLRHQWLESRLEVASTEEFQIVFEATLGGQPALGPIALDDIEYLAGQRCQLPAPSQGDAAVATSQATVPAVVGGALLLLVLLVLLALVGRHWLWKKGDCAFGAKRAAAAPGFDNILFNADGVILPVSVTNDQ